The following proteins are co-located in the Solanum pennellii chromosome 1, SPENNV200 genome:
- the LOC107008040 gene encoding ER membrane protein complex subunit 6, producing MTGHDNSNGSTEKSTSGMDDLPTFNAENMQNNMKVILYSRTFMAIIGGVIAGILGLTSLTGFIFYFLVMAITSVALTAKAKFSIHSYFDSWNRVLLDGFFGGLMSFVLFWTFAYDIVHIF from the exons ATGACTGGGCATGATAACTCGAACGGATCTACAGAAAAGTCGACCAGTGGTATGGATGATTTGCCCACTTTCAATGCTGAGAATATGCAAAACAACATGAAAGTTATTCTTTACAG CCGCACATTCATGGCAATCATTGGTGGTGTCATTGCCGGCATTCTGGGACTTACTAGCTTGACaggatttatattttatttccttgtCATGGCAATAACTTCAGTTGCACTCACGGCGAAGGCCAAGTTTTCAATCCACTCCTACTTTGACAGCTGGAACAGAGTCTTGCTTGATGGATTTTTTGGCGGTCTTATG TCATTTGTGCTCTTCTGGAC ATTTGCATATGACATTGTGCATATATTCTGA